In the genome of Jatrophihabitans sp., one region contains:
- a CDS encoding VWA domain-containing protein, with the protein MSGPARAGAAGSTTLTAKALTEPRRDFTDVVLGFARTLRHAGVPAGPDRVQAMLGALGHLQVLDPTQVYWAGRLTLCADPEDLDRYDAAFALYFGGRRRQGARAAADPPPVLAPAPFEPDQGSEQQDSDDSPSFAVHASRHELLRHKDVTTLSATEREQLRRLFALLAPRASGRRSLRYVRAHRGRVDLDRSVRQMLRDGGEPTELIRQRRRRKPRRLVLLIDVSGSMSPYADWLLRFAHAATRRAPLSTEVFTVGTRLTRVTRELRLRDPDRALAAAGRAVPDWRGGTRLGDALKAFSDRWGQRGVARGAVVVLCSDGWERGDPAELGNQLARLARLAHAVVWVNPHKGKDGFAPVTGGMVAALPHLDALVAGHSFAALEELVEVIANA; encoded by the coding sequence ATGAGCGGACCTGCCCGGGCCGGCGCCGCCGGCTCGACGACTCTCACGGCCAAGGCCCTGACCGAGCCGCGGCGGGACTTCACCGATGTGGTGCTGGGCTTTGCCCGGACGCTGCGGCACGCCGGCGTGCCGGCCGGCCCGGACCGGGTGCAGGCCATGCTGGGCGCGCTGGGGCACCTGCAGGTGCTGGACCCGACGCAGGTGTACTGGGCTGGCCGGCTGACGCTGTGCGCCGACCCCGAGGACCTCGACCGCTATGACGCGGCCTTCGCGCTGTACTTCGGCGGCCGGCGCAGGCAGGGCGCCAGGGCCGCCGCCGACCCGCCGCCGGTGCTGGCGCCGGCGCCCTTCGAGCCCGATCAGGGTAGTGAGCAGCAGGACTCCGACGACAGCCCCAGCTTCGCGGTGCACGCCAGCCGGCATGAGCTGCTGCGGCACAAGGACGTCACGACGCTCAGCGCGACCGAGCGCGAGCAACTGCGACGGCTGTTCGCGTTGCTGGCGCCGCGGGCCTCGGGCCGGCGGTCGTTGCGCTACGTCCGGGCCCACCGCGGCCGGGTGGACCTTGACCGCTCGGTGCGTCAGATGTTGCGCGACGGCGGCGAGCCCACCGAGCTGATCCGCCAGCGCCGCCGGCGCAAGCCGCGACGGCTGGTCCTGCTGATCGACGTCAGCGGTTCGATGTCGCCCTACGCCGACTGGCTGCTGCGCTTCGCTCACGCCGCCACCAGGCGCGCGCCGCTGAGCACCGAGGTGTTCACCGTCGGCACCCGGCTGACCAGGGTGACCCGTGAGCTGCGGCTGCGCGATCCGGACCGGGCGCTGGCCGCCGCCGGACGGGCCGTTCCGGACTGGCGGGGCGGCACCCGGCTCGGTGACGCCTTAAAGGCGTTCTCCGACCGCTGGGGTCAGCGCGGGGTGGCTCGCGGCGCGGTGGTGGTGCTGTGCTCGGACGGCTGGGAACGCGGTGACCCGGCCGAGTTGGGCAACCAGCTGGCCCGCTTGGCCCGGCTGGCGCACGCGGTGGTGTGGGTCAACCCGCACAAGGGCAAGGACGGTTTCGCACCGGTCACCGGCGGGATGGTGGCGGCCCTGCCGCACCTCGACGCGCTGGTGGCCGGGCACAGTTTCGCGGCACTGGAGGAACTGGTCGAGGTGATCGCCAATGCGTGA
- a CDS encoding transcriptional repressor, whose product MTAGRTSSPTPTTRSRNTRQAEAVESIMREADGFRTAQDLFAELRRRGDRIGLTTVYRHLSTLAEQGSADVVHTADGESQYRLCGVPAGEGAPAEDHHHHLVCRQCGRSVEVSGPEVEAWAERVAAAAGYTEVSHTLEVFGLCPKHSDSSAAG is encoded by the coding sequence ATGACGGCAGGACGGACGAGTTCGCCGACGCCGACCACCCGCTCGCGCAACACCCGCCAGGCCGAGGCAGTCGAGTCGATCATGCGCGAGGCCGACGGTTTCCGGACCGCGCAGGACCTGTTCGCCGAGCTGCGACGGCGTGGTGACCGGATCGGCCTGACGACGGTGTACCGGCACCTCAGCACGCTGGCCGAGCAGGGCAGCGCAGATGTCGTGCACACCGCCGACGGCGAGTCCCAGTACCGGCTCTGCGGGGTGCCGGCCGGAGAAGGCGCGCCGGCCGAGGACCATCACCACCACCTGGTCTGCCGGCAGTGCGGCCGCAGCGTCGAGGTGAGCGGGCCGGAGGTCGAGGCGTGGGCCGAACGGGTGGCCGCGGCTGCCGGCTACACCGAGGTCAGCCACACCCTCGAGGTGTTCGGGCTCTGCCCCAAGCACTCAGACAGCTCAGCCGCGGGCTGA
- a CDS encoding GPP34 family phosphoprotein, protein MLLLAEELLLLGLDPVKGTVVNGARQQLLVGLAGALIGELALVGAVELSGGRFVAAGSAPEHPLLAQTHRLLAEPTRRRAPGQLRRIDKAVGGLWPRLVDGLIEQAVLGRRPDRVLGFTVTRHPVLEPAARDEPLQRVRLAAAGDNGLEARTAVLLALTGPSRLLDVIAPDRADRRHAKQRVKMASELTPVAPVVKKVIAEMQAAAAAGATVAATSAATSGG, encoded by the coding sequence ATGCTGCTGCTGGCCGAAGAACTGCTGTTGCTGGGACTCGACCCCGTCAAGGGGACCGTCGTCAACGGCGCCAGGCAGCAACTGCTGGTGGGCCTGGCCGGCGCGTTGATCGGCGAGCTCGCGCTGGTGGGCGCGGTGGAGCTGTCCGGTGGGCGCTTCGTCGCGGCCGGGTCAGCGCCGGAGCACCCGCTGCTGGCCCAGACGCACCGGCTGCTCGCCGAACCGACCCGCCGCCGGGCCCCCGGGCAGCTGCGGCGGATCGACAAGGCGGTCGGCGGGCTCTGGCCCCGGCTCGTCGACGGCCTGATCGAGCAGGCCGTGCTGGGCCGCCGCCCTGACCGGGTGCTGGGGTTCACGGTGACCCGGCATCCGGTGCTTGAGCCCGCAGCCCGCGACGAGCCGTTGCAACGCGTGCGACTGGCCGCGGCCGGCGACAACGGCCTGGAGGCGCGCACCGCGGTGCTGCTGGCGCTGACCGGGCCGTCCCGGCTGCTGGACGTCATCGCGCCCGACCGCGCGGACCGACGGCACGCCAAGCAACGCGTCAAGATGGCAAGCGAGCTGACCCCGGTGGCTCCGGTCGTGAAGAAGGTGATCGCGGAGATGCAGGCCGCGGCCGCGGCCGGGGCGACGGTCGCCGCCACGAGCGCCGCCACCAGCGGCGGCTGA
- a CDS encoding xanthine dehydrogenase family protein molybdopterin-binding subunit encodes MTTIEDRPDVAAGGVPPEIGQPRKRKEDAHLITGRTTWTDNMTLPGMVHIAILRSPMAHARITAVDVSAALSRPGVLAAYSGRDFTELQGSIPCVWPVTPEMVNPGHPSLAVDQVNHVGEAVAVVVARDKASAQDALEAIDVDYEQLPVVLDMEQALAPDAALVHGHTESNRSFTWIFESGAAGTGAPIDEVLGQAEVTVSRRFLQQRLIPAFMEPRSTVVQPNGDGFTMWSSTQVPHILRTMLALTLNVPEHKVRVIAPDVGGGFGGKLQVTPEEVITALVARKLGKPAKYTESRSESLMSGHHGRAQIQDITITARRDGAVTGLDVHLYADMGAYLRLVSPGVPVLGAFMFNSIYKFEAYRFVCEGVFTNKTPTDAYRGAGRPEATFAIERIMDELATELGMDRMELRRKNWIRHEEFPFTTVAGMTYDSGNYEAATDRALELIGWDELVAEQAERRAAKDPVQLGLGISTFTEMCGLAPSRVLGSLRYAAGGWENASIRVLATGKVEVVTGVSPHGQGHETAWSQIVADQLGVPFSDVEVLHGDTQSSPKGLDTYGSRSLVVGGIAVVNAAEKVVAKARRIAAHMLEASEDDLEFAGGAFSVRGAPGNSKTMSEIAFAAFAAHDLPDGMEPSLDADATFDPENFSFPHGTHLCAVEVDTETGFSTIRKYVCVDDIGTVINPLIVDGQVHGGLAQGIAQALYEEAVYDDEGNLTTGSFVDYLLPSAADLPSFTTDRTVSRATSNPLGVKGVGEAGTIASTPSIVNAIVDALRPWGVTDVQMPCTPERVWRAISQGAEKSDRDPGGTVSWGGASTSSSDGSTAAEGDQL; translated from the coding sequence ATGACCACGATCGAAGACCGCCCTGATGTCGCCGCGGGCGGGGTTCCGCCTGAGATCGGCCAGCCACGCAAACGCAAGGAAGACGCGCACCTGATCACCGGTCGGACCACCTGGACCGACAACATGACGCTGCCGGGGATGGTGCACATCGCGATCCTGCGCAGCCCGATGGCCCATGCCCGGATCACCGCGGTCGACGTCTCGGCGGCGCTCAGCCGACCGGGCGTGCTAGCCGCCTACAGCGGCCGGGACTTCACCGAGCTCCAGGGCAGCATCCCGTGCGTCTGGCCGGTCACCCCGGAGATGGTCAACCCCGGCCACCCGAGCCTGGCGGTCGACCAGGTCAACCACGTCGGCGAGGCGGTGGCCGTCGTGGTCGCCCGCGACAAGGCCTCGGCCCAGGACGCGCTGGAAGCCATCGACGTCGACTACGAGCAGCTGCCGGTGGTGCTCGACATGGAGCAGGCGCTGGCGCCGGACGCCGCGCTGGTGCACGGCCACACCGAGTCCAACCGCTCCTTCACCTGGATCTTCGAGTCCGGCGCGGCCGGCACCGGCGCGCCGATCGATGAGGTGCTCGGCCAGGCGGAGGTGACCGTCAGCCGGCGGTTCCTGCAGCAGCGGCTGATCCCGGCCTTCATGGAACCCCGCTCCACGGTGGTGCAGCCCAACGGCGACGGCTTCACGATGTGGTCCTCGACCCAGGTGCCGCACATCCTGCGCACCATGCTGGCCCTGACCCTCAATGTGCCCGAGCACAAGGTCCGGGTGATCGCCCCCGATGTCGGCGGCGGCTTCGGCGGCAAGCTGCAGGTGACGCCTGAAGAGGTGATCACCGCGCTGGTGGCCCGCAAGCTCGGCAAGCCGGCCAAGTACACCGAGTCCCGCTCGGAGTCGCTGATGAGCGGCCACCACGGTCGCGCCCAGATCCAGGACATCACCATCACCGCCCGCCGTGACGGCGCCGTGACGGGGCTCGACGTTCACCTCTACGCCGACATGGGCGCCTACCTGCGGCTGGTCTCCCCCGGCGTCCCGGTGCTCGGTGCGTTCATGTTCAACAGCATCTACAAGTTCGAGGCCTACCGCTTCGTCTGCGAAGGGGTGTTCACCAACAAGACCCCGACCGACGCCTACCGGGGCGCGGGCCGGCCGGAAGCGACCTTCGCCATCGAGCGGATCATGGACGAGCTGGCCACCGAGCTCGGCATGGACCGGATGGAGCTGCGCCGCAAGAACTGGATCAGGCACGAGGAGTTCCCGTTCACCACGGTCGCCGGGATGACTTATGACAGCGGCAACTACGAGGCCGCCACCGACCGGGCGCTGGAGCTGATCGGCTGGGACGAGCTGGTGGCCGAGCAGGCCGAGCGGCGGGCGGCTAAGGACCCGGTGCAACTGGGGCTGGGCATCTCGACCTTCACCGAGATGTGCGGGCTGGCGCCCTCGCGGGTGCTCGGCTCATTGCGATACGCCGCCGGCGGCTGGGAGAACGCCTCGATCAGGGTGCTGGCCACTGGCAAGGTCGAGGTGGTCACCGGCGTCAGCCCGCACGGGCAGGGGCACGAGACCGCCTGGAGCCAGATCGTGGCAGACCAGTTGGGAGTGCCGTTCTCCGACGTCGAGGTGCTCCACGGCGACACCCAGTCCTCGCCCAAAGGCCTGGACACCTATGGCTCACGCTCGCTGGTGGTAGGCGGGATCGCGGTGGTGAACGCGGCCGAGAAGGTGGTCGCCAAGGCCCGCCGGATCGCCGCGCACATGCTCGAGGCCAGCGAGGACGACCTGGAGTTCGCCGGCGGCGCCTTCTCGGTGCGCGGGGCGCCCGGCAACAGCAAGACCATGTCCGAGATCGCCTTCGCCGCCTTTGCCGCGCACGACCTGCCCGACGGCATGGAGCCCAGCCTGGACGCCGACGCCACCTTCGACCCGGAGAACTTCTCCTTCCCGCACGGCACCCACCTGTGCGCGGTGGAGGTCGACACCGAGACCGGGTTCTCCACGATCCGCAAGTACGTCTGCGTCGATGACATCGGCACAGTGATCAACCCGCTGATCGTGGACGGCCAGGTGCACGGCGGTCTGGCGCAGGGCATCGCGCAGGCCCTCTACGAGGAAGCGGTCTATGACGACGAGGGAAACCTGACCACCGGCTCCTTCGTCGACTACCTGCTCCCCTCGGCGGCCGACCTGCCCAGCTTCACCACCGACCGGACGGTCAGCCGGGCGACGAGCAATCCGTTGGGCGTCAAGGGGGTCGGCGAGGCCGGCACCATCGCCTCGACCCCGTCGATCGTCAACGCGATCGTCGACGCGCTGCGACCCTGGGGCGTCACCGACGTGCAGATGCCGTGCACGCCCGAACGGGTGTGGCGGGCGATCTCCCAGGGCGCGGAGAAGTCCGACCGCGATCCGGGCGGCACCGTCTCGTGGGGCGGCGCCAGCACCTCTTCTTCCGACGGTTCGACCGCGGCCGAAGGAGACCAGCTGTGA
- a CDS encoding lysophospholipid acyltransferase family protein encodes MEPVYSSVIAFARCVFALQGLRFTVNGAENVPADGGAVMAINHTGYMDFTYAGLAARPAGRVIRFMAKEQVFRHPVSGPLMRGMRHIPVDRDAGAASYRAAVQALKAGEIVGVFPEATISRSFELKEFKTGAVRMAAAAGVPLLPMVIWGSQRVWTKDHPKRLGRTRTPIILSVGKAIPVNRKDAPEVALHALRAAMTELLHAAQDAYPPLTGDDLKFLPARLGGAAPTPEQAQQLDLAESAARAARRAARGSA; translated from the coding sequence ATGGAGCCGGTGTACTCGTCAGTCATCGCATTCGCCCGGTGCGTCTTCGCCCTGCAGGGTTTGCGCTTCACCGTCAACGGCGCCGAGAACGTGCCCGCCGACGGCGGCGCCGTGATGGCCATCAACCACACCGGCTACATGGACTTCACCTACGCCGGGCTGGCTGCCAGGCCCGCCGGGCGGGTGATCCGGTTCATGGCCAAGGAGCAGGTGTTCCGGCATCCGGTCAGCGGGCCGCTGATGCGCGGCATGCGGCACATCCCGGTCGACCGCGACGCCGGCGCCGCCTCCTACCGGGCCGCCGTCCAGGCGCTGAAAGCCGGCGAGATCGTCGGTGTCTTCCCGGAGGCGACGATCTCGCGGTCCTTCGAGCTGAAGGAGTTCAAGACCGGGGCGGTCCGGATGGCGGCCGCGGCTGGCGTCCCGCTGCTGCCGATGGTCATCTGGGGCTCGCAGCGGGTCTGGACCAAGGACCATCCCAAGCGGCTCGGCCGGACCCGGACGCCGATCATCCTCAGCGTCGGCAAGGCGATCCCGGTCAACCGCAAGGACGCTCCTGAGGTGGCGCTGCACGCGCTGCGCGCAGCGATGACCGAGCTGCTGCACGCGGCTCAGGACGCCTACCCGCCGCTGACCGGAGACGACCTGAAGTTCCTGCCGGCCCGCCTCGGCGGCGCCGCGCCGACTCCGGAGCAGGCCCAGCAGCTCGACCTTGCCGAGTCCGCCGCGCGCGCCGCCAGGCGAGCCGCGCGCGGCTCCGCCTGA
- a CDS encoding MoxR family ATPase, which produces MAPVDLQTLDPAGLGQALEQAGYLPDEGLSTAAFLALRMHRPLFLEGDAGVGKTSLAHALAEVLGAELVRLQCYEGIDASQALYDWDFPRQVLHLRAAEAAAGAGAAGSDGHRDAEELERSLYDRRFLIARPILRALEHHPSVLLIDEIDRADDEFEAFLLEVLADNAVTIPELGTIRAEVPPLVVLTSNRTREVHDALKRRCLYHWVAHPSYEREVAILRRRLPEVSERLAREVAAAVRRMREADLLKPPGVAESIDWAQALHLLGADALDADLAAATLGAVLKYQEDAVRIRETVLAELTG; this is translated from the coding sequence ATGGCGCCCGTGGATCTGCAGACTCTTGACCCGGCCGGCCTGGGCCAGGCCTTGGAGCAGGCGGGTTACCTGCCCGACGAGGGGCTGAGCACCGCGGCGTTTCTGGCGCTGCGCATGCACCGGCCGCTGTTCCTGGAGGGCGATGCCGGCGTCGGCAAGACCAGCCTGGCGCACGCGCTCGCCGAGGTGCTCGGCGCCGAGCTGGTCCGGCTGCAGTGCTACGAGGGCATCGACGCCTCGCAGGCGCTCTATGACTGGGACTTTCCGCGCCAGGTGCTGCACCTGCGGGCGGCCGAGGCCGCCGCCGGAGCGGGCGCGGCCGGCAGTGACGGCCACCGCGACGCCGAGGAGCTCGAGCGCTCGCTCTATGACCGGCGGTTCCTGATCGCCCGGCCGATCCTGCGCGCGCTGGAGCACCACCCGTCGGTGCTGCTGATCGACGAGATCGACCGGGCCGACGACGAGTTCGAGGCGTTCCTGCTGGAGGTGCTCGCCGACAACGCGGTCACCATCCCCGAGCTCGGCACGATCCGCGCCGAGGTGCCGCCCCTGGTCGTGCTCACCTCGAACCGGACCCGCGAGGTGCACGACGCGCTGAAGCGGCGCTGCCTCTACCACTGGGTGGCGCACCCGTCCTACGAGCGCGAGGTGGCGATCCTGCGCCGCCGGCTGCCCGAGGTCAGCGAGCGGCTGGCCCGAGAGGTCGCCGCGGCCGTGCGCCGGATGCGCGAAGCCGACCTGCTCAAGCCGCCTGGCGTCGCCGAGTCGATCGACTGGGCGCAGGCGCTGCACCTGCTGGGCGCCGACGCGCTGGACGCCGACCTGGCCGCCGCGACCCTGGGCGCGGTGCTGAAGTACCAGGAGGACGCGGTGCGGATCCGCGAGACCGTGCTGGCGGAGCTGACCGGATGA
- a CDS encoding 2'-5' RNA ligase family protein, whose product MAPDAEQSRPFVVTLEIDDQAQARFDGERAALFAPGRTQVAAHVTLFHAVPAAQEPAVLQALAAAAAREPFPVEVFELMPLGRGVAYRLRSAELLALHRELQDRWWEALTRQDRQGFRPHVTVQNKVSPEVASRTLAQLRQDFAPFAITARGLRLWRYDGGPWTYRERFAFGAASRSEPRNLR is encoded by the coding sequence GTGGCGCCGGATGCCGAGCAGAGCCGTCCCTTCGTGGTGACGTTGGAGATCGATGACCAGGCCCAGGCGCGCTTCGACGGTGAGCGAGCCGCGCTGTTCGCGCCGGGGCGCACCCAGGTGGCCGCGCACGTGACGCTGTTTCATGCCGTGCCCGCCGCGCAGGAGCCGGCCGTGCTGCAGGCGCTGGCCGCGGCCGCGGCCCGCGAGCCGTTCCCGGTCGAGGTCTTCGAGCTGATGCCGCTGGGTCGCGGGGTGGCCTACCGGCTGCGCTCAGCCGAGCTGCTCGCCCTGCACCGGGAGCTGCAGGACAGGTGGTGGGAGGCGCTGACCCGGCAGGACCGGCAGGGCTTTCGACCGCACGTGACGGTGCAGAACAAGGTGAGCCCCGAGGTCGCCAGCCGTACCCTTGCCCAGCTGCGGCAGGATTTCGCGCCGTTTGCGATCACCGCGCGGGGGTTGCGGTTGTGGCGCTACGACGGAGGGCCCTGGACGTACCGCGAGCGGTTCGCCTTCGGCGCGGCGAGCCGGTCGGAGCCGCGGAACCTGCGGTGA
- a CDS encoding metal ABC transporter permease encodes MIELLAGDPVTGLANMLSQPFVRNALLAGTAIAALSGLVGYFVVLRGQVFAGDALSHVAYAGALAALAAGLDLRLGLFAATIGVGLLLGSMGGRGVADDVVIGTVFAWVLGLGVLFLTLYTTHSSAENGTANVNVLFGSIFGISSATAVTSAWIAAGLIAALLLIARPLLFASVDPAVAAARGVPVRLLGPLFLAILGGAVGEASQAVGALLLLGLLAAPAAAAQRLTPDPWRALGLSAALAVLAMWAGLSLSYAVPALPPSFCIIAFATAEFVLAAGHRRFRGSDRLAAPKANRSRYVQGPPS; translated from the coding sequence GTGATCGAGCTGCTGGCCGGCGACCCGGTGACCGGGCTGGCGAACATGCTCTCGCAGCCGTTCGTCCGCAACGCCTTGCTGGCCGGAACCGCGATCGCGGCGCTGTCGGGCCTGGTCGGCTACTTCGTCGTGCTGCGCGGTCAGGTCTTCGCAGGCGACGCGCTGTCCCACGTCGCCTACGCCGGAGCGCTGGCCGCCCTGGCAGCCGGACTGGACCTGCGGTTGGGCCTGTTCGCCGCCACCATCGGCGTGGGGCTGCTACTCGGATCGATGGGCGGGCGCGGCGTTGCCGACGACGTGGTGATCGGCACCGTCTTCGCCTGGGTGCTCGGCCTGGGTGTGCTGTTCCTGACGCTGTACACGACCCACAGCAGCGCCGAGAACGGCACCGCCAACGTCAACGTGCTGTTCGGCTCGATCTTCGGCATCAGCTCGGCGACGGCCGTCACCTCAGCCTGGATCGCGGCCGGCTTGATCGCGGCGTTGCTGCTGATCGCCCGCCCGCTGCTGTTCGCCAGCGTCGACCCCGCGGTGGCCGCGGCTCGCGGCGTGCCGGTCCGGCTGCTCGGGCCGCTGTTCCTGGCGATCCTGGGCGGCGCCGTCGGCGAGGCCAGCCAGGCCGTCGGCGCGCTGTTGCTGTTGGGGCTGCTGGCCGCGCCGGCAGCCGCGGCCCAGCGGCTGACCCCCGATCCGTGGCGCGCGCTGGGCCTGTCCGCGGCCCTGGCGGTGCTCGCGATGTGGGCCGGGCTGAGCCTGTCCTACGCGGTCCCGGCGCTGCCGCCCAGCTTCTGCATCATCGCTTTCGCCACCGCCGAGTTCGTCCTCGCCGCCGGTCACCGCAGGTTCCGCGGCTCCGACCGGCTCGCCGCGCCGAAGGCGAACCGCTCGCGGTACGTCCAGGGCCCTCCGTCGTAG
- a CDS encoding metal ABC transporter permease: MTGLSWNLLENIEQLLSYHFMLNALRAGTIVAVLSGAIGYVMVLRRQSFAGHTLAVIGFPGAAGATWLGLSPSLGYFGFCIAGALVIAALPRAGRRSSGLGGYGDESAVIGTVQAFALACGFLFVSLYQGFLSGLTGLLFGAITGVSDGQVLALLAAGCGCLLVLLALGRPLLFSSIDTDVAQARGVPVRLVGVAFLVLLAVAAAGASQITGSLLVFALLVTPAATASRLTAKPALGLLLSVLIAVAVTWLGEGIAFFSPYPIGFWVTTLAFGAFLLAAGYRRGLSWIGRRRLSRSPLAAVSGTAGGFGP, translated from the coding sequence ATGACAGGCCTGAGCTGGAACCTGCTCGAGAACATCGAGCAACTGCTGAGCTACCACTTCATGCTCAACGCGCTGCGGGCCGGCACCATCGTCGCGGTGCTGTCCGGCGCGATCGGCTATGTCATGGTGCTGCGCCGGCAGAGCTTCGCCGGGCACACCCTGGCGGTGATCGGCTTTCCCGGCGCGGCCGGCGCGACCTGGCTCGGGCTCAGCCCCAGCCTCGGGTACTTCGGGTTCTGCATCGCCGGCGCGCTGGTGATCGCGGCCTTGCCCAGGGCCGGCCGGCGCAGCTCCGGACTGGGCGGCTACGGCGACGAGTCGGCCGTCATCGGCACCGTGCAGGCGTTCGCGCTGGCCTGCGGGTTCCTCTTCGTCAGCCTCTACCAGGGTTTTCTCAGCGGGTTGACCGGATTGCTGTTCGGCGCCATCACCGGCGTCTCCGACGGCCAGGTGCTGGCGCTGCTGGCAGCCGGTTGCGGTTGCCTGCTCGTGCTGCTGGCACTGGGACGCCCGCTGCTGTTCAGCAGCATCGACACCGACGTCGCCCAGGCCCGCGGTGTGCCGGTGCGACTGGTCGGCGTCGCCTTTCTGGTGCTGCTTGCCGTCGCGGCGGCCGGCGCCAGCCAGATCACCGGAAGCCTGCTGGTGTTCGCACTGCTGGTGACCCCGGCCGCGACGGCCAGCCGGCTGACCGCCAAACCAGCGCTCGGGCTGCTGCTGTCGGTGCTGATCGCGGTGGCGGTGACCTGGCTGGGCGAGGGCATCGCGTTCTTCTCGCCGTACCCGATCGGCTTCTGGGTCACCACCCTGGCCTTCGGCGCCTTCTTGCTGGCGGCCGGCTACCGCCGCGGGCTCAGCTGGATCGGCCGGCGGCGACTCAGCCGAAGCCCGCTCGCCGCCGTGAGCGGCACGGCAGGCGGGTTCGGCCCGTGA
- a CDS encoding (2Fe-2S)-binding protein: MTRVNVKVDGTAYSDEVEPRLLLVHYLRDQLGKVGTVVGCDTSNCGSCTVLLDGLSVKSCSVLAVQADGASVTTVEGLAGADGTLHPVQQAFHDSHALQCGFCTPGMMLAACDLLRDNPNPSEDEVREGIEGNLCRCTGYQNIVTAVQAAGAAMTAAAASAAAESVVSDSIASVSAVEASA, encoded by the coding sequence ATGACCAGGGTCAATGTGAAAGTCGACGGGACGGCCTATTCCGACGAGGTGGAGCCGAGGCTGCTGCTGGTGCACTACCTACGGGACCAGCTGGGCAAGGTCGGCACGGTGGTCGGCTGCGACACCAGCAACTGCGGCTCCTGCACCGTGCTGCTCGACGGTCTGAGCGTGAAGAGCTGCTCGGTGCTCGCGGTGCAGGCCGACGGCGCCAGTGTCACCACGGTCGAGGGCCTGGCCGGCGCCGACGGCACGTTGCACCCCGTGCAGCAGGCGTTTCATGACTCGCACGCCCTGCAGTGCGGCTTCTGCACCCCCGGCATGATGCTGGCCGCCTGCGACCTGCTGCGGGACAACCCGAACCCGTCCGAGGACGAGGTTCGCGAGGGCATCGAAGGCAACCTCTGCCGGTGCACCGGTTACCAGAACATCGTGACCGCCGTGCAGGCCGCCGGCGCGGCGATGACGGCCGCGGCCGCCAGCGCGGCAGCCGAATCTGTCGTCTCCGATTCAATCGCGTCCGTCTCGGCAGTGGAGGCCTCGGCATGA
- a CDS encoding XdhC/CoxI family protein, producing MRDVLDQLQDWWARGAEVGLATVVSTWSSAPRQPGASMLVGPDGSAAGSVSGGCVEGAVYELATEVRDGREPVLQRYGVSDSDAFAVGLTCGGVIDIFLERVGPASFPEFGAVAEDIRAGRPVAVATVVEAPADLLGRRLVIRPAASSGGAAGGAGGVAGGAGGVTGGVAGGGVAGGVAGVSVAGDLMADGSQRLIDAIRDDALGLLVQGRTGVLRYGHDGERRVDDIAVFVAAYAPRPRMIVFGAIDFASAVARIGSFLGYRVTVCDARPIFATRRRFPDADEVIVEWPHRYLASTEVDERTVVCLLTHDPKFDVPLLELALRLPLAYIGAMGSRRINDDRLRRLRELGLTETELARLRAPIGLDIGARTPEETAVSVAAEIIAARWGGSGQPLRSSDGPIHAAVAQQLAR from the coding sequence ATGCGTGACGTGCTGGACCAACTGCAGGACTGGTGGGCCCGGGGCGCTGAGGTGGGACTGGCCACCGTGGTCTCGACCTGGAGCTCGGCGCCGCGGCAACCGGGCGCCTCGATGCTGGTCGGGCCGGACGGCAGCGCGGCCGGCAGCGTGTCCGGCGGCTGCGTCGAGGGCGCGGTGTACGAGCTGGCCACCGAGGTCCGCGACGGGCGCGAGCCGGTGCTGCAGCGTTACGGGGTCAGTGACTCCGACGCGTTCGCGGTCGGGTTGACCTGCGGCGGCGTCATCGACATCTTCCTCGAGCGGGTCGGCCCGGCCAGCTTTCCGGAGTTCGGCGCGGTCGCCGAGGACATCCGGGCCGGCCGGCCCGTGGCGGTGGCCACCGTGGTCGAGGCGCCGGCGGACCTGCTCGGCCGGCGGTTGGTGATCCGGCCGGCCGCCTCGTCGGGCGGCGCGGCGGGCGGCGCGGGCGGCGTGGCGGGCGGCGCGGGCGGCGTGACGGGCGGCGTGGCGGGCGGTGGCGTCGCGGGCGGCGTGGCGGGCGTCTCGGTGGCGGGTGACCTGATGGCCGACGGCTCGCAGCGGCTGATCGACGCGATCCGCGACGACGCGCTGGGCCTGCTCGTCCAGGGCCGGACCGGGGTGCTGCGCTACGGCCACGACGGCGAGCGCCGGGTGGACGACATCGCCGTCTTCGTCGCCGCCTACGCGCCGAGGCCCCGGATGATCGTCTTCGGCGCGATCGACTTCGCCTCGGCGGTCGCCAGGATCGGCTCGTTCCTGGGGTACCGGGTGACCGTCTGCGACGCCCGTCCGATCTTCGCGACCCGGCGGCGCTTTCCCGACGCCGACGAGGTGATCGTGGAGTGGCCGCACCGCTACCTGGCCTCCACCGAGGTGGATGAGCGGACGGTGGTCTGCCTGCTCACCCACGACCCGAAGTTCGACGTGCCGCTGCTGGAACTTGCCCTGCGGCTGCCGCTGGCCTACATCGGCGCGATGGGGTCGCGGCGGATCAACGACGACCGGCTGCGGCGGCTGCGCGAGCTGGGCCTGACCGAGACCGAGCTGGCCCGGCTTCGGGCGCCGATCGGCCTGGACATCGGCGCCCGCACGCCGGAGGAGACAGCCGTCTCGGTGGCCGCGGAGATCATCGCGGCGCGTTGGGGGGGCTCGGGGCAGCCGTTGCGGAGCTCCGACGGGCCGATCCACGCCGCCGTCGCCCAGCAGCTCGCGCGGTGA